One Fontisphaera persica DNA window includes the following coding sequences:
- a CDS encoding DegT/DnrJ/EryC1/StrS family aminotransferase, whose amino-acid sequence MIPITKPVMGDEEARAAQEVIASGWLTQGPRVAEFERMVAEYTGARYAVACSSCTTALHLALVALGVGPGDEVIVPSMSYIATANAVRYAGAQAVFAEVEPHTFNLDPADVERRITPRTKAIMVVHQLGLPCDIDRFLELGRRYGVKIFEDAACALGSRYKGRPIGAHTEMACFSFHPRKVICTGDGGMVTTNNESYAHLMKVLRQHGMSVPDTVRHQANKVIFEEHNEFGYNYRMTDLQAAVGIEQMKRLDGLVARRRALAARYREKLAGVPHIEVPAVPAYAETNYQSFAILLQPTLPMSRLALMQALLDRGIATRRGVMTAHRERPYRLTHGNLSLPVTEAASDHSLLLPLYPQMTEAEQDQVIGALREVLTRASS is encoded by the coding sequence ATGATACCCATCACCAAGCCCGTCATGGGCGATGAAGAAGCGCGCGCGGCGCAGGAGGTGATTGCCAGCGGCTGGCTGACACAAGGCCCGCGTGTGGCAGAGTTTGAGCGCATGGTGGCGGAGTACACCGGCGCGCGTTACGCGGTGGCCTGCAGCAGTTGCACCACGGCGTTGCATCTGGCGCTGGTGGCGCTGGGGGTGGGGCCGGGGGATGAGGTGATCGTGCCTTCGATGAGTTACATTGCCACCGCCAACGCCGTGCGCTATGCCGGCGCGCAGGCGGTGTTTGCCGAGGTCGAACCGCACACCTTTAATCTGGACCCCGCCGATGTGGAGCGCCGCATCACGCCCCGCACCAAAGCCATCATGGTGGTGCACCAGTTGGGGCTGCCGTGTGACATTGACCGGTTTCTGGAATTGGGCCGGCGTTACGGCGTGAAGATATTTGAAGACGCGGCCTGTGCTTTAGGCTCGCGTTACAAGGGCCGGCCCATCGGGGCCCACACCGAAATGGCCTGTTTTTCCTTTCATCCACGCAAGGTGATTTGCACGGGTGACGGCGGCATGGTGACCACCAACAATGAATCATATGCCCATTTGATGAAGGTGCTCCGCCAGCACGGCATGAGCGTGCCCGATACCGTGCGCCATCAGGCCAACAAGGTGATTTTCGAGGAACACAACGAATTTGGCTACAACTACCGCATGACCGACCTTCAAGCCGCCGTGGGCATTGAGCAGATGAAACGCCTGGACGGCCTGGTGGCCCGCCGCCGCGCCCTGGCCGCGCGTTATCGCGAGAAACTGGCCGGCGTGCCGCACATTGAGGTGCCGGCCGTGCCCGCCTATGCGGAGACCAACTACCAGAGTTTTGCCATCCTGCTGCAGCCCACGCTGCCGATGAGCCGGTTGGCATTGATGCAAGCCTTGTTGGACCGCGGCATTGCCACCCGGCGCGGCGTGATGACGGCACACCGGGAGCGACCCTATCGTCTGACCCACGGCAACCTGTCCCTGCCCGTCACCGAGGCCGCCAGCGACCATTCGCTGCTGCTGCCGTTGTACCCCCAGATGACCGAAGCGGAACAAGACCAGGTGATTGGCGCTTTGCGTGAAGTATTGACCCGTGCCTCCTCCTGA
- a CDS encoding NAD-dependent epimerase/dehydratase family protein, whose product MELKGKTVLITGGAGLIGSTIADLLVRQEQVGRLIILDNLTRGTLHNLEWARKHGSVELVQKDIRDFADIRPHFEGVDVVFHQAAIRITACAEQPRECLEVLIEGSFNVATACVEAGVKKLVAASSASIYGPADVFPTPESHPPYNNRTWYGAAKMANEGMYRSFYDMYKLPYVALRYFNVYGPRMDVFGKYTEVLIRWLDCLDRGEAPKIHGDGSTSMDMIYSEDIARANILAAKSELVDEVFNIGSGQETTLLQLLQTLLKVTGHEDVKPEFQPLRKVNPVPRRLADVSKARRLLGFEAQVSLEEGLRRLVAWRAEAMAAQQWQAYAT is encoded by the coding sequence ATGGAATTAAAAGGCAAAACAGTACTGATTACCGGCGGGGCCGGGCTGATTGGCTCCACGATAGCGGATCTGCTCGTTCGCCAGGAACAAGTAGGCCGCCTGATCATCTTGGATAACCTGACGCGCGGCACGCTGCATAATTTGGAGTGGGCGCGAAAACATGGTTCCGTGGAGCTGGTGCAAAAGGACATCCGGGATTTTGCGGACATTCGGCCCCATTTCGAGGGCGTGGACGTGGTGTTTCACCAGGCGGCCATTCGCATCACGGCCTGCGCGGAGCAGCCGCGCGAGTGTCTGGAGGTGCTGATTGAAGGCAGCTTCAACGTGGCCACGGCCTGTGTCGAGGCGGGTGTAAAAAAACTGGTGGCCGCCAGCAGCGCTTCCATTTACGGGCCGGCGGATGTGTTCCCCACGCCGGAAAGCCATCCTCCCTATAATAACCGCACGTGGTACGGCGCGGCCAAGATGGCCAATGAGGGGATGTATCGTTCGTTTTATGACATGTACAAGCTGCCTTATGTGGCGCTGCGGTACTTCAATGTGTACGGCCCGCGCATGGATGTGTTCGGCAAATATACCGAGGTGCTCATCCGCTGGCTGGACTGCCTGGACCGGGGGGAGGCGCCCAAGATTCATGGGGATGGGAGCACTTCCATGGACATGATTTACAGCGAGGACATTGCCCGCGCCAATATCCTGGCCGCGAAAAGCGAGCTGGTGGATGAAGTGTTCAACATTGGCTCCGGCCAGGAAACCACGTTGCTGCAGCTTTTGCAGACCCTGTTGAAAGTGACCGGCCACGAGGACGTGAAGCCGGAGTTTCAACCGTTGCGCAAGGTGAATCCGGTGCCGCGGCGGCTGGCGGATGTGTCGAAGGCGCGGCGGCTGCTGGGGTTTGAGGCGCAGGTCAGTTTGGAAGAGGGCTTGCGGCGGCTGGTGGCCTGGCGGGCGGAAGCCATGGCCGCCCAACAATGGCAAGCTTACGCCACATGA
- a CDS encoding acyltransferase, with amino-acid sequence MSKSPEFSRIAPDVELGEGVQIYGFVNLYGCRIGRGTRIGTFVEIQRGAVIGERCKISSHTFICEGVTIEDECFIGHGVLFINDRYPAAVNAEGQLQSTADWQCIPTRVKRRASIGSGAVILCGVTIGEGALVGAGAVVTKDVPPGAVVAGVPARLMPRKTVE; translated from the coding sequence ATGAGCAAGAGTCCCGAATTCAGCCGTATTGCGCCGGACGTGGAACTGGGCGAAGGCGTGCAAATCTATGGCTTTGTCAACCTGTATGGCTGCCGCATTGGCCGCGGCACGCGCATTGGCACTTTTGTGGAAATCCAGCGCGGGGCGGTGATTGGCGAGCGTTGCAAGATTTCCAGCCACACATTCATTTGCGAAGGCGTCACGATTGAAGATGAGTGCTTCATCGGGCATGGCGTGCTGTTCATCAATGACCGCTATCCGGCGGCGGTGAACGCGGAGGGCCAGTTGCAATCCACCGCCGACTGGCAGTGCATTCCCACGCGGGTCAAGCGCCGGGCGTCCATCGGCAGCGGGGCGGTCATCCTGTGCGGGGTGACGATTGGGGAAGGCGCCCTGGTGGGGGCGGGGGCGGTGGTGACGAAGGATGTGCCGCCCGGCGCCGTGGTGGCCGGTGTGCCGGCACGGTTGATGCCCAGGAAGACGGTGGAGTAA